TTTGGTTTTGGATTCTTAAGTCCAAAGAAAGGTCTGATAAATAACGCAAGTCCTGTACCAAGCATCGCCATAACAGCCCATACCCAGCCGTGTAGACTGAATGATGCAATGCCGCCGAAGTATGCGCCGATATTACAGCCAAATGCAAGTCTTGCACCATAACCCATCAGCAGTCCGCCGATAATTGAAGCGCCGGCGATACCGGGTTTAATTTTTCCTGGCTTGAATGCACCGGTTGCAGAAGCGGCAATAAATGCGCCAAGGATAATACCAAAGTTCATAACGCTTGTTGAATCTGCAAGAATCGGGTTCTGGAGCTGCTCAGCATTTGCCTGCCAGTAACCCCATGAAGCCACGTCTACACCAAAGAGCTCCAGAAACTTAGAACCCCACAGTGCAAAAGCTGAAGTGATGCCCCACGGAGTGCCTCTTACAGTCAGCGTAAGTGCATTCAGTACAGCCAGAATAATGGCAGCTGTAAGGAGAGGCCATGACCCGCGGAAGATCTTCTTAAAGCCTGTTGTTGTCGGTAACGGCTTCATCGCAGGAGGATTTTTCTTCGCTGCAATGAACTTCAGTCCGAAGTAAATTGCTGCAAAGAGTCCCATCTGTACAGCCCACGCACCGAAGAATCCAAGATTAGTAGATTCAGCCAGTGAAAAAGGCTCGGCAGCCCAGGTTTCTTCCATCCAGAAAGTAAAGTGGTAAGCGCCAAGTACTGAACCGGCAATAAAGCTTAAAAGCGTCAGAATCATAGATGAAGAGCCACCGCCGACAGAATACAGCGTACCTGATGCACATCCGCTTCCAAGCTGCATCCCGATTCCAAAGATGAATGCGCCAAATAGCACGCTGATACCAACTGGAGATACATAGCCTGTAGGAGCGGTGCCGGTAAAGCTGAAACCGCTGCTTAAGATAAATGCAAATAATGTAGATGCAACAGCAAGCATCACCATGTGAGCCTGAATACCCTGTGCATTCCCGACAGACATTAATCGTCTAAAAGCAGAAGTAAAGCCGAATCTTGCATAAAGTAATGTCAGTCCAAGTGCAATCCCGATCAGAAATAGCACGCCCTGAACGATATCAGTTGTATATAGAATGACAGCAAAAAGTGCAAGAGCGGCTACAATACCAAGTATGACAAAGGGCTTTTGCATTGGGGCAAGATCAGTGACGAAAGTAGAACGCCCGCGGATCCAGCCTTTTGGTGTTTCCTGAACCTGTTGTGTCATATTGAAAACCCCCAATTCCTATTTGTAAGATAGGGATTAATTTAGCACAGGTTGTATCAGGATGTAAATTTATAAGTTTTGATGGCGGCCAGGGATATAATCCCTGGAAAAATATATTAAATAATACCTTGCATTACAAGATACTTAAATGTATATTATTCATATACCTTGTAATACAAGATAATGAAATGGCGGGATACTGATGTCACATACACAAATGATGAAAGGGATCCTTGATGGCTGTCTGCTCGCCATTATCCGAGGGAAAGAAGTATATGGATATGAAATGGCGGAGCGGCTGAGTGAATATGGATTTGGTGAAGTAAGTGAAGGGACGATCTATCCACTTTTAATGAGAATGCAGCGTGAAGGACTGGTCACTTCAGTTAAGAAGGCATCTACTGCCGGTCCGAAAAGAAAGTATTATTCACTCACTGATAAAGGTCACAATGAGCTTGAAGCATTCCTTGAAAGATGGAAAAGGTTAGAGAAAAGTGTAAATGAAGCAATCAGACAGGAGACAAAAGAGGGGAGTGAAGGCAGTGCCTGAATTATCAAAGGAAAGCAGAAGGTTTATTGATGATTTAAGACTTTACTTGTTTTCTTCAGGAAAAAACAGTGAGGAGATCAATGAAATTGCAGAAGAGCTTGAAGTACACCTCGCAGAAGCGGAGCAGAACGGAAAGCCGATTGAACAGGTAGTTGGTGACTCACCGAAGGAATACATGGAGATGATCTCCGGTGAAATGAAGTTCGATAAAAAAGGCTGGCTTAAGTATATTCCGCTGATTGTTTTCGGTGTGATTTCATTTTCAGTCATCGGACAGTTAATGGAGAACATGAAACTAAGCTACAGTTATGCCATGATCGGTGGAAGTGTGATCATGAGTATTTTGTTCATTCTGATGATTTTCGGGGTTTTTAAATATACGACTAGCAGGCAGGTTTCAAGGGTTAAGGAATTCTTTTTGATCATGATACCGATCTTTGTGAATATGGTGCTGTTCATGAGTCTTGTGTTTTGGGATATGTATACAGAAATGCCGGGCATTGAACTGGGTGTAACAGCAAGTATGTCAGTAGGCGTCATTTTACTTGCGATACTGATTTGGATTTCTGTGTGGGCGAAAACGGCAGTGCTGCCGGTCATGCTTGCTGCTGTACATGTGCCGGAGCTGTTACTCAGAATGACGTCTCTTGGTCTGGAAGCGAGGCTGATTACCGGCCTGCTTATAACTTATGCGGTGATTGGTCTTTATTTCTTCTATACCGTTAAAAAAATGAAAAAGGCTGAAGCTGCTGCGGGTTAACCTTTGCAGGGAGTGGGAGGCAGTGCATGCATAGTAATTAGCTGCCGGGCAAGGGAAATTGGTTCATCAGCCAGGGATAATCGATTCATTGATCCGGTTATATGGATCAGCGCTTCTTTGGTTGAGCATAACTGATTTGTCTCCCGGCAGCATTGAATCACTCCAATGCTTAATTGGATCGCCCCCTTGAATCATTGAACGCTGCGCCGGCCACGTGATTTTTTACCACATGCCTCTTCGAACGCAAAAAAAGTTCTCATCCAATTCATTCAAAGGATGAGAACTTTTTTATTTTTTCTCTAATTGAAAACCAAGCTTCATTAATGCGCCCTCAAGATTTGTTTCAACGTCAAATTTCGTAGTATCGATCTGTGACTGATTCGCCTGCATAGCCGTTTCAGGACGGATTCCCGTCAGCACAGCGTGAACACCGAGCAGACTAAGCAGATTAACGATCTTAAGAAGAGATCCGATCACAAGGTCATCGACATAAATAATGCCTGAAAGATCAATAATCAGATGATCAAGCCCAAGTTCCTGACTTCTGTTCAATGTCAGTTCGATAATTCTGCCGACTCTGATTTCATTAATCGTTCCGATAATCGGTAAAATAGCCACGCCTGCTGTAACAGGTACAATCGGGACGGATAAATTATCAATCTGTTTATGTGCACCGTCAAGCTCCAGCACATATGACAGTAAAGAGCTCATCGTCTCAAGCAGTTCTATCTCTTCATCAGTCAGATTAAATGGCTTTGTATCAAGTCCGCAGATCGTACCGTAATTTTTCCCGTCTGCAAAATAAATTGGAATCCCGACAAAGCTGCCACTGCCAAGATTTTGTGTAACGGCAAGCCTTTTTGTACTCTCGTGATCAGTAATGTCAGGAATGAAAAGTGGTTCATTTCCATGATCAACACTGACTTTGCAATATGTATCTTTAAATGGAAGCTGTTCTCCAGGCTGCAGTAATTCTTTATCCTGATTAACCACTTTTACAATTTCATTGACCTGCTGATCGTTTTTAGCAATAAATAATGTATTGATATCAAGCATACCTGCCATCATTTTTAAAATGGAGTCAGCGGCTTCATCAAAGTTGTGGAATTTTACTGTATTAAGCTCATTCATATAGATGTCCTTTCTATGTAAAAAGTATGAGGTCCAAAGTATTCAATTCCCTATTACAAAAAGAGCTAAACTGAATCAGTAAAAGATTCCTGAATAAATTTAAAACTGCCACAGATAAGCGGTGCAGGACGCTCGTCTGTGGCAGTTTTTCGGTTATCCCTGGTGTGCCATCTCTTTGATCTGGTATAGAGGCTGCGGGATTAACCAGCCTTTTTCTTTGCTGAGACGCAGTGTTTTTGCAGTAAAAGCCACTTTTTCCGTGTGGAATTGTGCGAACATCAGTCCGACATCTTCACGGATACATTGGGCGATCATCTGACTGTCAGTGGTCATCGCAGTTCCTGTTGCTGCCGCAATGGATGCGATAATTTCAGGGTCCTGAAAACGCGCACCGTCAGGAATCTGATCAATACTTGCTTTTGCACGGGCAGGGGGTGACGGTGGAACCTGGATCTGATGCTCGATCAGCAGGTCCTCCAGCTGTCTTGCTTCACTCTGACCCATTTTGATCGCTTCTTCAATCAGCTGTCTTAACTCGCGATCACCTGCATGGTTCAGCATCGTCTGATTTGCTGCGATACCAGCCTTAGCTTTTAGCAGTGCAGACCAGACCCCGTAGATTTCACCGTAATGTAACGGTTCATTTTTAGGTGCTCCACTTAAAATTCCCA
This region of Jeotgalibacillus malaysiensis genomic DNA includes:
- a CDS encoding membrane protein — translated: MTQQVQETPKGWIRGRSTFVTDLAPMQKPFVILGIVAALALFAVILYTTDIVQGVLFLIGIALGLTLLYARFGFTSAFRRLMSVGNAQGIQAHMVMLAVASTLFAFILSSGFSFTGTAPTGYVSPVGISVLFGAFIFGIGMQLGSGCASGTLYSVGGGSSSMILTLLSFIAGSVLGAYHFTFWMEETWAAEPFSLAESTNLGFFGAWAVQMGLFAAIYFGLKFIAAKKNPPAMKPLPTTTGFKKIFRGSWPLLTAAIILAVLNALTLTVRGTPWGITSAFALWGSKFLELFGVDVASWGYWQANAEQLQNPILADSTSVMNFGIILGAFIAASATGAFKPGKIKPGIAGASIIGGLLMGYGARLAFGCNIGAYFGGIASFSLHGWVWAVMAMLGTGLALFIRPFFGLKNPKPKDSIC
- a CDS encoding PadR family transcriptional regulator: MSHTQMMKGILDGCLLAIIRGKEVYGYEMAERLSEYGFGEVSEGTIYPLLMRMQREGLVTSVKKASTAGPKRKYYSLTDKGHNELEAFLERWKRLEKSVNEAIRQETKEGSEGSA
- a CDS encoding histidine kinase, which translates into the protein MNELNTVKFHNFDEAADSILKMMAGMLDINTLFIAKNDQQVNEIVKVVNQDKELLQPGEQLPFKDTYCKVSVDHGNEPLFIPDITDHESTKRLAVTQNLGSGSFVGIPIYFADGKNYGTICGLDTKPFNLTDEEIELLETMSSLLSYVLELDGAHKQIDNLSVPIVPVTAGVAILPIIGTINEIRVGRIIELTLNRSQELGLDHLIIDLSGIIYVDDLVIGSLLKIVNLLSLLGVHAVLTGIRPETAMQANQSQIDTTKFDVETNLEGALMKLGFQLEKK